DNA sequence from the Candidatus Methylomirabilota bacterium genome:
GTCCGCAAGGTCTACCACGACCGGGCCCTGGCCGGCTTTGCCGGGACGGCGGCTGACGCCTTCACGCTCTTCGAGAGGTTCGAGGGGAAGCTGGAGGAATACCGCGGAAACCTCCGGCGCGCCGCCGTCGAGCTGGCCAAGGAGTGGCGGACCGACCGCGTGCTCCGGCGGCTGGAGGCGCTCCTGGCCATCGCCGACGCGGAGACGTCGTTCATCGTGTCGGGGACCGGCGAGGTGATCGAGCCGGACGACGGCCTCATCGGCATCGGGTCCGGAGGCCCGTTCGCGCTGGCGGCCGCCCGGGCCCTGATGGCGCACTCCGACCTCGATGCGAAGGCGATCGTGGCCGAGGCGATGCGGATTGCGGCCGGTATCTGCGTGTACACGAACGATCAGATCACCGTCGAGGAACTGTGAGTCGGCCATGAGCCCGGGAGCCCAGCTGACCCCCGCTCAGATCGTGGCGGAGCTCGACCGCTACATCATCGGGCAGGACAAGGCCAAGCGCGCCGTCGCGGTGGCGCTTCGAAACCGCTGGCGCCGGCAGAACCTGCCGCCCGAGCTGCGGGACGAGGTGGCACCCAAGAACATCATC
Encoded proteins:
- the hslV gene encoding ATP-dependent protease subunit HslV, which codes for MGGDGQVTLGATIVKQTARKVRKVYHDRALAGFAGTAADAFTLFERFEGKLEEYRGNLRRAAVELAKEWRTDRVLRRLEALLAIADAETSFIVSGTGEVIEPDDGLIGIGSGGPFALAAARALMAHSDLDAKAIVAEAMRIAAGICVYTNDQITVEEL
- a CDS encoding AAA family ATPase, which produces MSPGAQLTPAQIVAELDRYIIGQDKAKRAVAVALRNRWRRQNLPPELRDEVAPKNIIMIGPTGVGKTEIARRLARLAQAPFLKVEASKYTEVGYVGRDVESM